In the genome of Crassostrea angulata isolate pt1a10 chromosome 6, ASM2561291v2, whole genome shotgun sequence, the window ataatcatttaatttgtaTGCAGAATTGGTATTTTTTATTCATGCGGTAAACAAGATCAAAATACGGCTTTGTAGGATATTTAAACAATGCGGTAAAGAAACATCATACTCATCGAGATGTTCTATATCAAATATTCTAGAATGTCATCTTTTATTCTCCCCACTGTAACTGAATACTGGCaccttttacaatttaaaagattgttccatttaaattttcagtgtCAACGGTGTCAAAAAAAGCCCCAAACGACATGTTACGcgcaaaaaaaagaaaaaaagatttgtcaAGATTTTAGATAGtttatctttctctctcttccATTCTCTGTACGTCTGTATTAAATGTATCAAGTTGGATGGTGGTCTTTTTGGGATTTTGGTTATTGACAAACGGTTTTATTCAATTTGAAAGAACGTAGATAATTTATAGAATTCCAAAAGCCATCAGTCACGGAAATTATGCAAATTTATACGAATTACATTTCGTTAAGATTGGGTGTTAAGTTCCCAGGTATGAAGAGGGGAATAAGATTGGTGTATAGTTAAAGTGATGAATTGGCGATCCAAGTTGTAAGATCAAGATAGATTATATCTCGTACAAGCGTGCAGTAATTGTATTTTACACATTCTATTAATTCTTACAGGATATACGAAATCAATTACTGTTTTCTGGTTTTGAAGGATTATATAGAGGTGTGTGAATAAAAtatatgggatttttttttcgggaGAGTCACAGTCGTTTTATAGCTTTCGATTAAGTAAGGTTATGTATGTTTATGAATAACCATAATATAGCCATCATTTCCCACAAAAGCCACATATTTTATCAGATgatgaaaagttttaatatGCAAAAGATACCAGCTATTTATGTCTTTATCAATCTTGAAATGAAATGGCAGTGTTATTTGTGTGCGATGTTAGAGAGAATGAGCACAGAGTAAGAGAATTtctatatacatttaattaaatctAGAACACTTTACCATCTAATTATAATCATAAAAGTTCTAAGTGCAATAAGAGATAATTTATATACCATACTTTGCCTTTGTCataagaaaatttgaaaagaaaatacgTGCACTGCCTAAACTACCCACCACCCTAACCAAAGAACAAACGATGCATATTTACGCCCTCAACCTCAACGTAATGCTAACTAGAACGTATACagataaaaccattttaacaagagcttgtactttgggtagttgtgtcaaacagcaatgtgacgtaggcatgtctatttcattgctagccaaCCAGCCATGgctttttgaaatcaacaagatttgttaTACCTAGTACCTAATCTGTTcgtatttcgcttgaaaccgcgtcctttttaacttgttttgacgcaagaaatgaATAGCAatgtcctactgaaagtccaaagtcttgttaaaatgacTCTATAGTGTGAAAACTCAATACTTAAAACACGGCAATTGATGTGTTGGCGATTCTATTATTGCAGTTGCTTACTCTGAGTTGCAAGGATATGGTTTCCGACCTTATGAATTTCTGCCTCCAGCGTCCGGACCTAATGTGACGTCAGCAAGAATGCAGGAGAGCATGCTGGGAATGTATGCAATGAGGTCCTTCATCTACCCGAGAATTTTGACTGGAGTGGGATATATTGCCTTGCTGCTTGGCTACAACAGTAGTCTCTTTGTGGTAAGAATAAACACTGTAATCGTACTCGTATATAATCAGAAAGGAGcaatgaaaattgttgaaattggagaaaaaataataaaatataataatgatttttttaatttatatatttatttttccattatttaaatTTCAGCTGTGGAGAATGTTCCATGCCAGTATAACGTCTTGCCTTCCGCTTTCTGTTTATGTCTTCTGCAAAGTTGTGACCGGAAACCATGATCTGTCCATGATCTCGTGTATTCTCGTTGCGTCATCAACGCACCTGTGGGTGTTTGGAACGCACACTTTACTGAACTCTTTCCTTTCCCCGTTTGTTTTTCTAGTCATTGGATATTTGATAAAGTTTATAACAGCGTTTTCcgttgaaaataatattaatggaaACGTTCAAGAGATGGGGAACGGAATTCaacacaacaacaacaatgaTTACAACATTCATACAATGAACAACTGCAATGGAGTTCATCGTTGCAATAAGCAAGTGGACACATCCAACTATGAATCTGTGCAAATAGGAAGAAACGAGAGTCGTGTTTGTCACGTGTTTGTTTTGGGATATTTTAGTGGATTGTTCGTTTACATACGACCAGATTTGTTAAGTCTTTTGATTTGTGTCTTGCTACCCTATATGCCCAGAGTTCTGACTCATCTAAAGGCAATGCTATCATCTATCAggatatatatttgtatatctGGTTGTGTAACTGGTATTTTAACGGGTGTTCTAGAGGATTTCTTGTCCTACGGAAGTTTTGTAGTGACGCCGTATCAATGGATATCATTCAATGTCTTCAATGGCTACGCAAAGCGCATGTTCGGCACGATGCCAACACTTTTTTATCTACAGATATTCTTTGGAAATAACATATTGCTATTCCTATCGGTGTCCATTCTTATTGTTacaatttatacatttaatagGACTTCAGCAATACATGATTTCCTAAGAAAAACTTCGTTAACTTTTATATGCATGTTTTTGATGTATTCATTACAAGGCCACAAAGAGGCAAGATTTTTACATGATgcgtttgttttattttatatctgttgtGGCCTATTACTGTACATATTAGTTCAACATTTGTCATCGGTGGTGTCCCTATTTTCAAGCAAATGTCTTTCACAGCAAGTCTATTTGTGTTtcttgttattttgttttatttctagTCAATACCAAAGCGTGCCAAACTCAACTGACAATTCAGTGAAAGATTGGACTTACGAGGGAAAGACAGACAGTCATGACGTTAACGTGTGCCTAGATTTCATTGGTCAACAAAGTGACGTCACGGGTGTGTTCATGGACAGGGATATTCACATGACTGGAGGATATACGGTTTTGAGGCAAAATGTTCCGTGGTTTTCTTTGATTAATACAGAGTTTAGGGAGTTCTCGAAAGAAAGTCGACTGGCTGTATGGTCCTTCTATGGCAACAGAGAAATATCAATTACGTCACAAATATCGAATTACGTCCATATTCAAAACACTCCGTTTTTACTCAAATGTTTGATTAGGCAAAAAGAATACAATTATCTTGTGATGAAAATAACACGTCAGTTTATTACTCGAGGTTATGTAGAGGTTTTCAGGTATGGTACCATGCACGTGTTAAAGCGTTCGTTTGATTCCCAAGAAGAGAGCTTTTTGGAAAAGGTAGAGAAACGCATAACGGACAATAAAAATAcaacaatattgaaatatgaaggaCAGTGGTTAATGTCATATGGAAGTTACAATCTCgctgaaaataaattcattaagtcAGCTGAAATTAATTCGGATTTACAGGTCTATCAATTTCTAGTTGAGTTATACAGGAGAAAA includes:
- the LOC128190269 gene encoding uncharacterized protein LOC128190269 → MKQRKKHISTPRPRDQMRNPLIADGFLGNNCKKGNHGYDLDNEDGQGLFPRYSEWIVFVVTLVLRCNYVSQKNNWWVLHPDEIFQAMEVAYSELQGYGFRPYEFLPPASGPNVTSARMQESMLGMYAMRSFIYPRILTGVGYIALLLGYNSSLFVLWRMFHASITSCLPLSVYVFCKVVTGNHDLSMISCILVASSTHLWVFGTHTLLNSFLSPFVFLVIGYLIKFITAFSVENNINGNVQEMGNGIQHNNNNDYNIHTMNNCNGVHRCNKQVDTSNYESVQIGRNESRVCHVFVLGYFSGLFVYIRPDLLSLLICVLLPYMPRVLTHLKAMLSSIRIYICISGCVTGILTGVLEDFLSYGSFVVTPYQWISFNVFNGYAKRMFGTMPTLFYLQIFFGNNILLFLSVSILIVTIYTFNRTSAIHDFLRKTSLTFICMFLMYSLQGHKEARFLHDAFVLFYICCGLLLYILVQHLSSVVSLFSSKCLSQQVYLCFLLFCFISSQYQSVPNSTDNSVKDWTYEGKTDSHDVNVCLDFIGQQSDVTGVFMDRDIHMTGGYTVLRQNVPWFSLINTEFREFSKESRLAVWSFYGNREISITSQISNYVHIQNTPFLLKCLIRQKEYNYLVMKITRQFITRGYVEVFRYGTMHVLKRSFDSQEESFLEKVEKRITDNKNTTILKYEGQWLMSYGSYNLAENKFIKSAEINSDLQVYQFLVELYRRKGEPVKARDAFTVCKQKFVEADCLKNARKITLFEHERISLK